One genomic window of Oncorhynchus keta strain PuntledgeMale-10-30-2019 unplaced genomic scaffold, Oket_V2 Un_scaffold_19483_pilon_pilon, whole genome shotgun sequence includes the following:
- the LOC127927935 gene encoding keratin-associated protein 9-1-like, with protein MSVRAQLPIGYECEGPACVSECEGPACVSECEGPACVYEREGPACLSECEGPACVSEWHSFPLGLSVRAQLPIGYESEGPACVSECEGPACVYERPCLCVRALPACLSVRALPACLSVRALPACLSVRALPACLSVRALPACLSVRALPACLSVRALPACLSVRALPACLSGPACVSECEGPACVSECEGPACVSECEGPACVSVYRTLLHALQPACLY; from the exons ATGAGTGTGAGGGCTCAGCTTCCCATTGGGTATGAGTGTGAGGGCCCTGCCTGCGTGTCTGAGTGTGAGGGCCCTGCCTGCGTGTCTGAGTGTGAGGGCCCTGCCTGCGTGTATGAGCGTGAgggccctgcctgcctgtctgagtGTGAGGGCCCTGCCTGCGTGTCTGAGT GGCACAGCTTCCCATTGGGTCTGAGTGTGAGGGCACAGCTTCCCATCGGGTATGAGAGTGAGGGCCCTGCCTGCGTGTCTGAGTGTGAGGGCCCTGCCTGCGTGTATGAGC ggccgtgtctgtgtgtgagggcCCTGCCTGCGTGTCTGAGTGTGAGGGCCCTGCCTGCGTGTCTGAGTGTGAGGGCCCTGCCTGCGTGTCTGAGTGTGAGGGCCCTGCCTGCGTGTCTGAGTGTGAGGGCCCTGCCTGCGTGTCTGAGTGTGAGGGCCCTGCCTGCGTGTCTGAGTGTGAGGGCCCTGCCTGCGTGTCTGAGTGTGAGGGCCCTGCCTGCGTGTCTGAGT ggcCCTGCCTGCGTGTCTGAGTGTGAGGGCCCTGCCTGCGTGTCTGAGTGTGAGGGCCCTGCCTGCGTGTCTGAGTGTGAGGGCCCTGCCTGCGTGTCTGTGTACAGAACCCTGCTGCATGCCCTCCAACCTGCATGTCTGTACTAA